Proteins from a single region of Acinonyx jubatus isolate Ajub_Pintada_27869175 chromosome D3, VMU_Ajub_asm_v1.0, whole genome shotgun sequence:
- the RITA1 gene encoding RBPJ-interacting and tubulin-associated protein 1 produces the protein MGSMKTPVELAVSGMQTLHLQHRCRGGSRVKARASYVDETLFGSPVGTRPTPPDFDPPWVEKANRTSRMGTGTSQALGANRSCENTSSRVSTPTLTPRKKNKYRLISHTPSYCDESLFGSRPEGTSWEGPWMAKGDAAKLHALFWTPPATPRGSQSPRPRDTPLRAVHPAGPSKPEPKVAADTRKLSVDGLDSPRPPRRERSHSLTHLNVPGTGHPHTSASHANGPRDSRPSPSGVTFQSPLVTPRARSVRVSVPAAPQRGGATQKPKPPWK, from the exons ATGGGCAGTATGAAAACCCCCGTGGAGCTGGCCGTCAGTGGGATGCAGACCCTCCACCTTCAGCACCGTTGCCGGGGTGGCTCTCGGGTCAAGGCCAGGGCGTCCTACGTGGATGAGACTTTGTTTGGCAGCCCTGTGGGTACCCGGCCCACACCACCAGACTTTGACCCACCTTGGGTGGAGAAGGCCAACAGAACCAGTCGAATGGGCACAGGGACATCACAGGCCTTGGGGGCCAACAGGAGCTGTGAGAACACCTCCTCCAGGGTCAGCACCCCGACCCTCACACCgaggaagaagaacaaatacAG ACTGATCAGCCACACTCCTTCTTACTGCGATGAGTCGCTGTTTGGCTCCCGACCCGAGGGCACCAGCTGGGAGGGCCCGTGGATGGCAAAGGGGGATGCTGCAAAACTCCATGCCCTCTTCTGGAcacccccagccacccccagggGCAGCCAGTCGCCCCGCCCCAGGGACACCCCACTGCGAGCCGTTCACCCGGCTGGTCCCTCGAAGCCAGAGCCCAAGGTGGCGGCAGATACCCGGAAGTTGTCCGTGGACGGGTTAGACTCTCCACGCCCTCCGAGGCGAGAACGTTCCCATTCCCTCACACACCTGAATGTCCCCGGCACGGGTCACCCACACACCAGTGCCTCCCACGCCAATGGGCCTCGGGATTCCAGGCCTTCCCCGTCGGGGGTGACCTTCCAGAGCCCCCTCGTGACTCCCAGGGCTCGCTCAGTCCGTGTTTCAGTGCCAGCCGCCCCTCAGCGAGGTGGGGCCACCCAGAAACCAAAGCCCCCTTGGAAATGA
- the IQCD gene encoding dynein regulatory complex protein 10, producing the protein MALDVLAVAPLYQGPDINRMRLTAELSKKPASPLKPLVPSKSKLTTIETKRVMSVLDETIHKVELVTLLSHLASKDEALEGILGGDVRRAVREHEDLCRSLLDSVAYLQDKERQLQEEEESEDEGWLRDRLLSVQLQKSNLLPLMEHIRESTKDVLRLLLDNPQAAKLSETHALGRSAEAQRFIDCLMELRGFLFEKLLTSPMEAREKTQFVQDVSSRNRRNQDIIDALENELAASMKNRGAEVEKENFVIQELKNHLHQVLRLSENNLLRTKQEAEKQQKADFRASQARVAKLQQEILLLRSHHHNLVVENREAEQALRKKKYKVETEIENWIQKYDMEMGEKQDEYEELDIIHKEEKVQLEELRQRYKVLVEEFAQIRAEREVNAKKKTETEQEMLRMVRAATLIQAVWKGYLVRSLLRSRKKRSKSKGRGKKGKGKGKGRK; encoded by the exons ATGGCTCTCGATGTCCTCGCCGTGGCCCCTCTCTACCAGGGCCCTGACATCAACAGAATGAGGCTGACGGCAGAGCTGTCCAAAAAGCCGGCCTCCCCGCTAAAACCCTTGGTCCCCTCGAAGTCCAAACTCACCACCATCGAGACCAAGAGGGTCATGTCCGTACTGGATGAGACCATCCACAAGGTGGAGCTGGTGACCCTGCTCTCACACTTGGCTTCCAAGGACGAGGCTCTGGAGGGGATTCTGGGAGGGGACGTCAGGAGGGCGGTGAGAGAGCACGAGGACCTGTGTCGCAGCCTCCTGGACAGTGTCGCTTACCTGCAGGATAAGGAGAGGCAgctgcaggaggaggaagagtctGAGGACGAGGGATGGCTCAGAGACCGCCTCCTCTCCGTGCAGCTGCAGAAATCCAACCTACTGCCGCTCATGGAGCACATCAGAGAGTCCACCAAGGACGTCCTGAGACTCTTGCTCGATAACCCGCAGGCGGCAAAGCTCTCGGAGACGCACGCGCTGGGCAGAAGCGCAGAAGCCCAGCGTTTTATTGACTGCCTGATGGAACTGCGGGGCTTCCTGTTCGAGAAGCTGCTCACCAGCCCCATGGAAGCCAGAGAGAAGACTCAGTTCGTACAGGACGTCAGTAGTAGGAACAGGAGGAACCAGGACATCATTGATGCGCTGGAGAATGAGTTGGCGGCGAGCATGAAGAACAGGGGCGCAGAG GTGGAGAAAGAGAACTTCGTGATCCAAGAACTGAAAAACCACCTGCACCAGGTGCTCAGGCTCTCCGAGAACAACCTCCTTCGCACCAAGCAGGAGGCCGAGAAGCAGCAGAAGGCAGACTTCCGGGCCTCGCAGGCCAGGGTGGCCAAGCTCCAGCAGGAGATACTGCTGCTGAGGTCACACCACCACAACCTGGTCGTGGAAAACCGGGAGGCAGAGCAGGCGCTGAGGAAG aagaaatacaAAGTGGAGACGGAAATCGAGAACTGGATCCAGAAATACGACATGGAGATGGGCGAGAAGCAG gacgaGTACGAGGAGCTCGACATCATCCACAAGGAGGAGAAGGTCCAGCTGGAGGAGCTGAGGCAGAGGTACAAGGTGCTCGTGGAGGAGTTCGCCCAGATCCGGGCCGAGCGGGAGGTCAATGCCAAGAAGAAAACGGAGACTGAGCAGGAGATGCTGCGCATGGTGCGGGCCGCCACGCTCATCCAGGCCGTGTGGAAGGGCTACCTGGTCCGTTCCCTGCTCAGGTCCAGGAAAAAGCGAAGCAAGAGCAAAGGGAGGGGCaagaagggcaagggcaagggcaagggcaggAAGTGA